The genomic window AAGCAGTTCCTGGAGACTATCGAGCAGGACCGCCCCGGCCCGCAGGCAGTCCCCGGCGCGGTGGTGCAGCTCAGGTTGGACCAGGACCACTGGCTGAGCGCGGGCTACGGGGAGACCGCGCGGATGTACGCGTTCGGCTGGCAGGTATACAGTCCGCTGAAACGAGATCAGGGCCGTAATATCGCCGTGTTCGACAGCGCTGACAAGCTGCTGGTCAGCGGCCACACCTGGCGCGGCCCGAGCGTGCGCCAGCTTGCGTTCAAACCGTTCCTGATGTACTCCTCGCCCGGCGCGGGCCACGTGGTCGCCTTCACCGAGGACCCCAATTTCCGGGCCATTATCGACAGCGCCAACCGCCTGCTGCTCAATGCCGTGCTGCTGGGACCGGCCCACTGATTGCCGTTAATCAGGAGGCGGAAGAGGAGGAGAAATACGAAAGAAAGACAGCTTGTTTTTACGGGGACTATCCATAGGGAATTCAAGCCGCGGCCCGAGCTGTTCGTGGAGGACGGCCTGCACATGACCCGCAAGGGCTACAAAGTCTGGACCGAAGCGGTGAAGCCGCTGATTATGCGGAAGTAAAAAAATTTTATTAATGAAAGCCTCCTGCATACGGGGGCTTATTTTTCCTACTATGTATTAAACAAGAATTACAAAGATTGGTTGTGTCCTTAAATTTCTGTAAAATTGAAAGAGTATGGTGGCAATAAGCTAAAAAGGGCCATCGCAGTTACCGAGGTATAGAGAGTAACCGACGAAAGTCAACTCAACCTCGGAGGCCACGATGACCCAGATAAACGATAGCCAACGCAGCGATGGAATTCAAGCCCTTGTTAACGACAGTGACTTTTTGAAAGAGCTGCTCCAGAGCTTTCTCCAAGAGCATCTGGAGAGCGAGATCACGGAGTTTTTACAAGCCGCTCCCTACGAAAGAGCAGAGAAGCGCAAAGGTTATCGTAACGGTTATAAGCCCCGGATGCTGAGGACCAGGGTTGGCACACTCAACCTGCTGGTACCCAAGGACCGGGATGGCTGTTTTCAGACCGGGTTGTTCGAGCGTTACCAGCGCAGCGAGAAAGCCCTGGTGCTGGCCCTGCAGCAGATGTACCTGCAAGGGGTCTCAACCAGGAAAGTGACCGCGATCACTGAGCGGCTCTGCGGCACCGAGTTCTCCAAGAGTCAGGTCTCAGCCCTCTGTGGCAGGCTGGACACAGAACTCGAAGCCTGGCGCAACCGCCAGTTGAGCGGCCAGTACCCTTATCTGATCGTTGATGCCCAGTATCACAAGGTCCGGGAAGATCACCGGATCATCTCAAAGGGTGTTCTTACCGTGGTCGGTATCAGCCGTGAGGGATACCGGGAAGTGCTCGCTGTCCAGTGCGCTCCGACTGAAAACGAGTCCACCTGGGCAACTGTGTTCAGAAAACTTATCGACAGAGGACTCAAAGGTGTTCAACTGGTTATCTCTGACGATCACAAGGGTCTTTGCAACGCTATAGAGCGTTACTTTCAAGACTGCCAGTGGCAACGCTGTCAGGTGCACTATCTGAGGAACCTGTTAAGTACGGCCCCTAAAAAGCTCAGCAAAATACTGGCCGATCAGCTCAGAGATATCTTCAATGCTCCTGATCGGGAAACAGCTCATAACAGGGTGAAAAAGATGGTCTGTCTCTACGCTCAAAAGTCGCCAAAGGTAGCTCAGTACCTGGAAAACACGGCCGAAGAGGTTCTGGCCTGCTTCAACTTCCCCGAAGAACACCGCAGGCGAATCCGTACTACTAACTGCCTGGAACGCCTGCACGAGGAAATCCGAAGAAGGACCAGAGTGGTGCGTATCTTCCCTAACCAGAACTCTTGCCTGAGGCTCGTCTCCGCCCTGGCCGCCGAACATCACGATACCTGGGTCTCCGGTTACCGCTACCTCAACATGGAACCCCTAGCTCATGAGAATATAACCATAGCTCAAAACCTTGTTACTCCTAAACCTCTAACTCTTAATCCAATTTTACAGAACTTTTAGGACTTGACTCAAAGATTGCGAAACTAAAGATCACCTCTAATCGCTTTATTACTGCATTATGGATAAATTTTGTGTGTTTTGCGGGAATAAGCCAAAAAACAAGAGCAATGAACATGTTTTGCCACGCTGGTTGTTAAAATTAACTGGCGAACCTAGCAGACAAGCAAAACATGGTATTGTAAAATCTAGTCAGCCAAAGATAAGACAGTATGCA from Candidatus Glassbacteria bacterium includes these protein-coding regions:
- a CDS encoding IS256 family transposase; translation: MTQINDSQRSDGIQALVNDSDFLKELLQSFLQEHLESEITEFLQAAPYERAEKRKGYRNGYKPRMLRTRVGTLNLLVPKDRDGCFQTGLFERYQRSEKALVLALQQMYLQGVSTRKVTAITERLCGTEFSKSQVSALCGRLDTELEAWRNRQLSGQYPYLIVDAQYHKVREDHRIISKGVLTVVGISREGYREVLAVQCAPTENESTWATVFRKLIDRGLKGVQLVISDDHKGLCNAIERYFQDCQWQRCQVHYLRNLLSTAPKKLSKILADQLRDIFNAPDRETAHNRVKKMVCLYAQKSPKVAQYLENTAEEVLACFNFPEEHRRRIRTTNCLERLHEEIRRRTRVVRIFPNQNSCLRLVSALAAEHHDTWVSGYRYLNMEPLAHENITIAQNLVTPKPLTLNPILQNF